DNA sequence from the Anaerolineales bacterium genome:
CGTTCGATGTCGGCGGCCGGAATGCCGATTCCCGTGTCGACGATGAACACCTTGACTTTATCCCCCGCGCGCTCCGCTTTGATCCCCACCTGGCCGTTGGGGTCGGTGAAGATGACTGCGTTCTGCACGATGTTGGACAAAGCCACGTCGATCTTTTCCCGCTCGCCGTCGATGGTCAACGTGTCTCCGTCCGGAACGTCATAGCTGAGATGGATCTTCTTCGCCGCCGCCACTTCTCGAAACCGCCCGGCCACTTCTTCCACCAGGGCGCTCATGGAGAATTCGGTGTTGCGGATTCTGGCGAGCCCCTCTTCTTTCTGCGCGATTGCCGACAGATCTTCGATGATCGACTTCAGGCGCATCGCGCTGCGGATGATGACTTCCATTTGATCGCTGAGGCCCTCACCGACGGTTTCCTTTAAAAAGGTAGCATGTCCGAGGATCAAACCCAGCGGCGTTCGCAACTCGTGGGAGGCGATGGCGATGAAGTCTGATTTCATGCGGTCCAGGTTGCGCAGATTGGCGTTCGATTCTTGTAGTTTTCGTCCCAGGTCGGCGATGCGGATGGCCAGCGCAGTGTGGGCGCCGATGATCTCTAGTATCGCCAGATCATCTTCGGTATAATTGCTCTCGTCCTTTTTGTTGATCGCTTCGAGAACTCCGACGGTAACTTGTTCGACGACCAATGGGACGGCCATGATCGAATGGGTTTGAAAAGCGAGTCTTCGATCGATCTCACGAAAGACGCGCGGGTCGTCTTCTGCATCCTGAATGACGAGAGGCATTGCGGTCGTGAAGACGTGGCCGGCAACGCTCGCATCGAGCGGAACGCTCGTCTTGAGC
Encoded proteins:
- a CDS encoding HAMP domain-containing sensor histidine kinase, whose translation is MSSENVAVTHSSQKLKRILELSRNIASMEDLPAMLNKITIVACELTDSNEASILLYDRTSSDLRFQAVANNKRLRLLKTSVPLDASVAGHVFTTAMPLVIQDAEDDPRVFREIDRRLAFQTHSIMAVPLVVEQVTVGVLEAINKKDESNYTEDDLAILEIIGAHTALAIRIADLGRKLQESNANLRNLDRMKSDFIAIASHELRTPLGLILGHATFLKETVGEGLSDQMEVIIRSAMRLKSIIEDLSAIAQKEEGLARIRNTEFSMSALVEEVAGRFREVAAAKKIHLSYDVPDGDTLTIDGEREKIDVALSNIVQNAVIFTDPNGQVGIKAERAGDKVKVFIVDTGIGIPAADIERIFDRFYQVESHLTRKHGGMGLGLSIARAMVELHDGEIWCESREGTGSLFCFALPIKSSRDLTAASVFMAE